The genomic stretch CGGCTGACGACGTTGCGGAAGACGCTGGCGAAGACGATAGCCCTGCGCCCACTGCCAAAGGCAAGTCCAAGGCCGCTGTCTCGGTAGACGAGATGCCGAGCATGGAAGCCAAGCAGAAGGAGCGCGATGCGCTGGCCAAAGCGATGGAAGAGTTCCTCTCGCGCGGTGGCAAGGTGCAGGAAGTGGAGGCCAACGTGGTCGCCGATCCGCCCAAGAAGCCGGACAACAAATACGGCAGCCGCCCTATCTGAGTGGTCGCCCACAAAAAAGCCCGCCGTCGCTGCGGGCTTTTTTGTGCGTGTTGGGTTTAGGAGCCCTATCGCCGGCAAGCCAGCTCCCCCAGGATAAAGCTACCTTAGGCGCAGCGCATACCTGTGGGAGCTGGCTTGCCGGCGATGGGCCGCGAAGCGGCCCCTGTCAGCGCCAGCGCGCCATTACCTCAGGCAGTTGCGAAAGCCGCTGGATCTCGGCATCGGGTGCCCGCTCACCGACCCAGGCCTTGCCTTGTGGGTTGAACCACACGGCCCGCAGCCCGGCCCGTTGGGCGCCGGCAATGTCATCGCCGGGGTGGTCACCC from Pseudomonas kermanshahensis encodes the following:
- the sutA gene encoding transcriptional regulator SutA; this translates as MSDDDLENDDLEVGDDDEADEGLEAAADDVAEDAGEDDSPAPTAKGKSKAAVSVDEMPSMEAKQKERDALAKAMEEFLSRGGKVQEVEANVVADPPKKPDNKYGSRPI